A genomic window from Silene latifolia isolate original U9 population chromosome 11, ASM4854445v1, whole genome shotgun sequence includes:
- the LOC141611392 gene encoding ethylene-responsive transcription factor 2-like, protein MSTSNSEAGIGFSGLSDCLMNNWGELPLKEDDSEDMLLYDVLKDAIDTGWSPVTDPPEKHHQGVRQHNWGELPFNKDVSEDMLLYDTETWSPVVEADPPVEKRYRGVRQRPWGRYAAEIRDPAKNGARVWLGTFGTAEDAALTYDRAALRMRGNKALFNFPLRVNSPEPDPIRITAKRRAPERTASSSSSLSDNQSPKRRKDVLVGQQQLGRGDAYLS, encoded by the coding sequence ATGAGTACAAGTAACTCCGAAGCCGGCATTGGTTTCAGCGGGTTGTCTGATTGCCTGATGAATAACTGGGGTGAATTACCGTTAAAAGAGGACGATTCGGAGGATATGTTGTTGTATGACGTGTTAAAGGATGCCATTGACACGGGGTGGTCTCCTGTCACAGACCCACCGGAGAAACATCATCAGGGAGTGAGACAGCATAACTGGGGCGAATTGCCATTTAACAAGGACGTTTCGGAGGATATGTTGCTGTATGACACGGAGACCTGGTCTCCTGTGGTGGAGGCGGACCCTCCAGTTGAGAAGCGTTATAGAGGAGTCAGACAGCGGCCGTGGGGGAGATATGCGGCCGAGATTCGGGACCCTGCCAAAAATGGCGCTCGGGTTTGGTTGGGGACATTTGGGACTGCTGAGGATGCGGCATTGACCTATGACCGGGCTGCCTTACGAATGAGGGGAAACAAGGCCTTGTTTAATTTCCCTCTTCGGGTTAACTCTCCTGAACCTGACCCAATCCGAATCACAGCAAAACGAAGGGCCCCTGAGAGGACTGCATCGTCGTCTTCCTCCTTATCGGATAACCAGTCTCCGAAGAGGAGGAAGGATGTGTTGGTGGGACAACAGCAATTAGGCAGGGGGGATGCCTATTTAAGCTAA